NNNNNNNNNNNNNNNNNNNNNNNNNNNNNNNNNNNNNNNNNNNNNNNNNNNNNNNNNNNNNNNNNNNNNNNNNNNNNNNNNNNNNNNNNNNNNNNNNNNNNNNNNNNNNNNNNNNNNNNNNNNNNNNNNNNNNNNNNNNNNNNNNNNNNNNNNNNNNNNNNNNNNNNNNNNNNNNNNNNNNNNNNNNNNNNNNNNNNNNNNNNNNNNNNNNNNNNNNNNNNNNNNNNNNNNNNNNNNNNNNNNNNNNNNNNNNNNNNNNNNNNNNNNNNNNNNNNNNNNNNNNNNNNNNNNNNNNNNNNNNNNNNNNNNNNNNNNNNNNNNNNNNNNNNNNNNNNNNNNNNNNNNNNNNNNNNNNNNNNNNNNNNNNNNNNNNNNNNNNNNNNNNNNNNNNNNNNNNNNNNNNNNNNNNNNNNNNNNNNNNNNNNNNNNNNNNNNNNNNNNNNNNNNNNNNNNNNNNNNNNNNNNNNNNNNNNNNNNNNNNNNNNNNNNNNNNNNNNNNNNNNNNNNNNNNNNNNNNNNNNNNNNNNNNNNNNNNNNNNNNNNNNNNNNNNNNNNNNNNNNNNNNNNNNNNNNNNNNNNNNNNNNNNNNNNGGAGTCTCATCAGGTCCATCAGtatcaaaaataatatgccctctttttttcaaacGCATTTCTTTAATAACATTAGTGacgtcttttcttttgtacaATAcaaccctcccttcctcattCCCCTTCTTGTTGTATATAAGGTAAGCTTTGGCATCCGTGAAATACACAACGacatcaagcattccttcatggaagtgaagtagggaatgaagtaaaaatgatccaactcCACATGATTTTCCAGTCCCTGGAATACCAATGAcaatgtgtgttggtggtgtgctCTCTGTCTTTTGCACCCAccattcttttaatttttgttgtattatataccacacacgcatcatttcacgacggatgtAGACATTATTGTCCATTATACCACTTTCATCATTGATACCTAATTGAAACGTAGCTGATGGCCAACCCATCTTTGATGTAAGGACAAAGATCTCCAGGCCAGTGGGTCTCTCCTCAAGTTCCGCATCAACTTCACAATGTTCAGGAGTTATAtccacttcttcttccgtcCATATGTGTTGTGGTCTTCCAAAgaataccttcataccgaGTGGCTCTTGATTATAACctgacatcacataactccactTCGCATAATACAGAGACTCAtataactcctcttcacgagatttcctttttccagtTACCGATGGATTCTGCATCTGCCGTCCACCTTGTTCCTGCACTTCACCTTGTGCACGATTAAACCGTTCGTTAAACACATTCTGAGTATTTCTCAtattgccgttgttttgaaTCATTCCTATCtcaaaataataactttAAATAGGTAATATTGCGTTACTTTCTGaacatatgtttgtgtgtgtgttaaatcaaatagtaaaatgaagggaatgatGTGTACACACTATCAagcaacacatatatacagttCATGAATATCATAAACGAACAGAACAAATTATAACCCCTCCTTACAGTTAAACCCCTTAACAACCCCTTGCATATATTGAATAGTGATGTTCAATCAATTAAATATTCTGTATGAAAGCATGAGTAATAAGATTTTTAGATATGAGAGATAACAAACACGAAATCCTAAGTGAAGAATACTACTatttcatataatataatatgtatgcatatagTATAATATGTCATACTTTttgaaataataaacaatagTATTAATAATGAGATAAACAGAATTTACAATAATAGATTATGCATTGCACACGTAATAATGAGGACAACGTATGTCACAAAGGTTCTTAATTATAACATCGAAAGAACATTAACTCAAAGCATCAGCATATATGCACATACAAACTGTTATTCATTATAACATCTTGGCTCCATTTCACAGCATAGACGACAATGTTTGAGTGTAAACCGTAACATACAAAACCCAACACAAATATCTTCTGTACTGTTAAATATTGGGATGGTATCTCATCTCATTATTAAACACTTTCAACATTATCTTGTTGTCTCCTTGTTTGGGAACTCTCATCTGTGACACTAAGGAATATGTGAAGATACTAagatcatttatttttttatttcctagTTGCATTTGCAATTGTTCACATATTCTTTCagtacacgcaaaaaaattgaaagtttAAGGAAAATTGAATTATGAgaataaggaaacaaaggataAATTTTCtgtgaacaataaaatattatataatattttaaatCTTCTGCAGTGATTCACCACATgtggaaaatatatgcaATAGTTACATAACACTGACAACACTGaataaaggaatatattCAATATACTCAATATAGTCAATATATTTAATGCAAATATTACATGGAATATAAGAAGTGTAAGGAATCAaaggaatataaaaaataaaatgtaatGGAGAATGATGGAAACTTAAGATACATCTATGTGAGCATAGCGTTGTGTGAGTAGAAATCATGTGCATATTTTATCTTAATTTTTCCCTATATTGTACTCACTCACTCGTAAAATTTAATCATGGAAATAAAGTTTAGGGAATAGTAAAGTTGTTCTTCCACTCGCATCAAGACACAAATACATGCTTTCTGTCATTGGAAATCATGTGTCTTTATTAAATTGTAGTATccaataatgaaaaagaagtactCTATTACTATATCACTCATCATTTCCTACATCCCTAAATATATCGCATATTGTCACTAtacatattctttttctttttcatatacCATACAACaatcatatattatttacttcctttctttaaaCTGATGTTGTAATGTTCCTTTTGGaagatacaaataaataattgaACAAATATTAACACAAgagtaataatagaagaaaagaattacCTTAAGGAAACTACATGGAACTTCCATTATATAAGATACTACACTTCatataagggggaaatacgTAACAGTGGTTGTATCTCTTATTTTGTCCTCAGTGTATCGGCA
This sequence is a window from Trypanosoma brucei gambiense DAL972 chromosome 7, complete sequence. Protein-coding genes within it:
- a CDS encoding retrotransposon hot spot (RHS) protein,(fragment), with protein sequence MIQNNGNMRNTQNVFNERFNRAQGEVQEQGGRQMQNPSVTGKRKSREEELYESLYYAKWSYVMSGYNQEPLGMKVFFGRPQHIWTEEEVDITPEHCEVDAELEERPTGLEIFVLTSKMGWPSATFQLGINDESGIMDNNVYIRREMMRVWYIIQQKLKEWWVQKTESTPPTHIVIGIPGTGKSCGVGSFLLHSLLHFHEGMLDVVVYFTDAKAYLIYNKKGNEEGRVVLYKRKDVTNVIKEMRLKKRGHIIFDTDGPDET